From the Danio aesculapii chromosome 9, fDanAes4.1, whole genome shotgun sequence genome, one window contains:
- the egfl6 gene encoding epidermal growth factor-like protein 6, which translates to MKHLTWISALSFLLYFTLGTADHRQRRQVSVKSVLGVCRYGSRLECCYGWKKNSKGQCEAQCDLGCKHGECVGPNKCKCFPGYTGKTCSQDLNECGLKPRPCEHRCMNTFGSYMCYCLNGYMLMPDGSCANSRTCSLAHCQYGCEEVQSEVRCLCPSPGLQLGTDGKTCEDIDECATGKNQCPFNRQCTNTFGSYYCKCQPGYDLKYINGKYDCTDVNECASNTHKCSHHAECINTHGSYKCKCKQGFRGSGFDCSVKPFYHRSWDSSKGNPDVFVNGERDAVQWLNEQMEVFLFAAQDDFVSVYESESELKEIQAAPLRERFLTDCDFDRGACEWVQDNADDLDWTIKYHPNGREYYLALEGPVGNRREQARMKLLLEDHMRQSSFCLRFDFRIEGPQTGVLRVKLDNSAISIWERKQSQKQSWQSEQISISWTDDNPEAVVFEAERGRSGTGEIALDHVLLISGECSEDKTLDF; encoded by the exons ATGAAACATCTGACGTGGATCAGCGCACTCTCCTTCCTGCTGTATTTTACACTTGGAACTGCAGATCACAG ACAGCGGCGGCAGGTCTCCGTCAAGAGTGTGTTGGGTGTGTGTCGATACGGCAGCCGGCTGGAGTGCTGCTACGGCTGGAAGAAAAACTCTAAAGGACAATGTGAAG CTCAGTGTGATCTGGGCTGCAAACACGGCGAGTGTGTCGGCCCCAACAAATGCAAGTGTTTTCCTGGATACACAGGGAAGACATGCAGTCAAG ATCTGAATGAGTGTGGTCTGAAGCCTCGTCCCTGTGAGCATCGCTGTATGAACACATTCGGCAGCTATATGTGTTACTGCTTAAACGGCTACATGCTAATGCCTGATGGATCCTGTGCAA ACTCCAGGACGTGTTCCCTGGCTCACTGCCAGTACGGCTGTGAGGAGGTGCAGTCTGAGGTTCGCTGTCTCTGTCCGTCACCTGGCCTTCAACTCGGAACTGACGGAAAGACCTGCGAGG ATATTGATGAATGTGCGACTGGGAAAAACCAGTGTCCGTTTAACAGGCAGTGCACGAACACATTCGGCAGCTACTACTGCAAGTGTCAGCCGGGATACGACCTCAAATACATCAATGGAAAATACGACTGCACTG atGTAAATGAGTGTGCGTCGAACACACACAAGTGCAGTCATCACGCTGAATGCATCAACACTCATGGATCCTACAAGTGTAAATGCAAGCAGGGTTTCCGTGGCAGCGGGTTCGATTGTTCAG TCAAGCCGTTTTATCACAGATCCTGGGACAGCAGTAAAGGAAACCCAGATGTGTTTGTGAACGGTGAGAGAGATGCGGTTCAATGGCTGAATGAGCAGATGGAA gtgtttctgtttgcaGCTCAGGATGATTTTGTGTCTGTTTATGAATCAGAGTCAGAGCTGAAAGAGATCCAGGCTGCGCCGCTGAGGGAAA GATTTCTGACGGATTGTGACTTTGACCGCGGTGCATGTGAATGGGTTCAGGATAATGCAGATGATCTGGACTGGACCATCAAATATCATCCAAACG GCCGGGAGTATTACCTGGCTCTCGAGGGCCCTGTGGGGAACAGACGTGAGCAGGCCCGCATGAAGCTCCTACTGGAAGATCACATGCGGCAGAGCAGCTTCTGTCTGAGGTTTGATTTCCGCATCGAGGGTCCGCAGACCGGTGTTTTAAGGGTGAAACTGGACAACAGCGCCATTTCCATCTGGGAGAGAAAACAGAGTCAGAAGCAGAGCTGGCAGAGCGAGCAGATCAGCATCAGCTGGACGGATGATAATCCTGAAGCG